One Anser cygnoides isolate HZ-2024a breed goose chromosome 4, Taihu_goose_T2T_genome, whole genome shotgun sequence genomic region harbors:
- the OCIAD2 gene encoding OCIA domain-containing protein 2 isoform X4, translated as MPMFYCPISQVHSDGEIAKIRKECRKESFWYRALPLSLGSMLVTQGLVSKGILSANPKLGALPKMAIAGVLGFGIGKMSYIGECQKKFQKIGYGPKKKRHCHHPCKECEAKLKSKEKEGSIPSAP; from the exons ATG CCCATGTTCTATTGTCCCATCTCACAAGTTCACAGTGATGGAGAGATTGCAAAGATCCGTAAAgaatgcagaaaggaaagtttCTGGTACAGAG ctcttCCTTTGTCTCTTGGGAGCATGCTTGTCACCCAGGGACTAGTCTCGAAAg GCATTTTGTCAGCAAACCCAAAACTTGGAGCATTACCTAAGATGGCAA TTGCTGGTGTCTTGGGCTTTGGCATAGGAAAGATGTCATACATAGGAGAATGCCAAAAAAAGTTCCAGAAAATTGGTTATggtccaaaaaagaaaag GCATTGCCATCACCCTTGCAAAGAATGTGAAGCgaaactgaaatcaaaggagaaagaaggctCAATTCCTTCAGCACCTTAA
- the OCIAD2 gene encoding OCIA domain-containing protein 2 isoform X2, whose translation MRIEWPTEIKQHTSGPMFYCPISQVHSDGEIAKIRKECRKESFWYRALPLSLGSMLVTQGLVSKGILSANPKLGALPKMAIAGVLGFGIGKMSYIGECQKKFQKIGYGPKKKRHCHHPCKECEAKLKSKEKEGSIPSAP comes from the exons ATGAGAATAGAATGGccaacagaaataaagcaaCATACTTCTGGG CCCATGTTCTATTGTCCCATCTCACAAGTTCACAGTGATGGAGAGATTGCAAAGATCCGTAAAgaatgcagaaaggaaagtttCTGGTACAGAG ctcttCCTTTGTCTCTTGGGAGCATGCTTGTCACCCAGGGACTAGTCTCGAAAg GCATTTTGTCAGCAAACCCAAAACTTGGAGCATTACCTAAGATGGCAA TTGCTGGTGTCTTGGGCTTTGGCATAGGAAAGATGTCATACATAGGAGAATGCCAAAAAAAGTTCCAGAAAATTGGTTATggtccaaaaaagaaaag GCATTGCCATCACCCTTGCAAAGAATGTGAAGCgaaactgaaatcaaaggagaaagaaggctCAATTCCTTCAGCACCTTAA
- the OCIAD2 gene encoding OCIA domain-containing protein 2 isoform X3, giving the protein MFQMSSNDTPMFYCPISQVHSDGEIAKIRKECRKESFWYRALPLSLGSMLVTQGLVSKGILSANPKLGALPKMAIAGVLGFGIGKMSYIGECQKKFQKIGYGPKKKRHCHHPCKECEAKLKSKEKEGSIPSAP; this is encoded by the exons ATGTTTCAGATGTCCAGTAACGATACC CCCATGTTCTATTGTCCCATCTCACAAGTTCACAGTGATGGAGAGATTGCAAAGATCCGTAAAgaatgcagaaaggaaagtttCTGGTACAGAG ctcttCCTTTGTCTCTTGGGAGCATGCTTGTCACCCAGGGACTAGTCTCGAAAg GCATTTTGTCAGCAAACCCAAAACTTGGAGCATTACCTAAGATGGCAA TTGCTGGTGTCTTGGGCTTTGGCATAGGAAAGATGTCATACATAGGAGAATGCCAAAAAAAGTTCCAGAAAATTGGTTATggtccaaaaaagaaaag GCATTGCCATCACCCTTGCAAAGAATGTGAAGCgaaactgaaatcaaaggagaaagaaggctCAATTCCTTCAGCACCTTAA
- the OCIAD2 gene encoding OCIA domain-containing protein 2 isoform X1 — MSAETTKEENQTSPPVQVGWPMFYCPISQVHSDGEIAKIRKECRKESFWYRALPLSLGSMLVTQGLVSKGILSANPKLGALPKMAIAGVLGFGIGKMSYIGECQKKFQKIGYGPKKKRHCHHPCKECEAKLKSKEKEGSIPSAP; from the exons ATGTCTGCTGAAACTACCAAAGAGGAAAACCAGACGTCTCCACCTGTGCAAGTTGGATGG CCCATGTTCTATTGTCCCATCTCACAAGTTCACAGTGATGGAGAGATTGCAAAGATCCGTAAAgaatgcagaaaggaaagtttCTGGTACAGAG ctcttCCTTTGTCTCTTGGGAGCATGCTTGTCACCCAGGGACTAGTCTCGAAAg GCATTTTGTCAGCAAACCCAAAACTTGGAGCATTACCTAAGATGGCAA TTGCTGGTGTCTTGGGCTTTGGCATAGGAAAGATGTCATACATAGGAGAATGCCAAAAAAAGTTCCAGAAAATTGGTTATggtccaaaaaagaaaag GCATTGCCATCACCCTTGCAAAGAATGTGAAGCgaaactgaaatcaaaggagaaagaaggctCAATTCCTTCAGCACCTTAA